From the genome of Bactrocera oleae isolate idBacOlea1 chromosome 2, idBacOlea1, whole genome shotgun sequence, one region includes:
- the LOC106616176 gene encoding FAST kinase domain-containing protein 4 isoform X1 has translation MFVLQRFVGGVSAQLIRRIQYATYSTSVRGARLTATAATQKQGDISLQDSGERESSTSGDDHSDLNAKRPKSSLVAAAFESLKEDSHINEKSKTTDSKGRNSLDERIINAKTVNGLLSVSESSGPLSRKHALQIVSILAEWSSINRAKIAEFENDARFLRVCRVLGRTMGKDGNASGGSGIENNGPKRISGFRTDDLNTVLGVAGDDEAAKLIASISLPQMVKVMSTLAQRKRRSTPLLRSLAFNISSTSEQLDLKQSADVLYAMATLNFQDSVLAAKICSDIQAALPKNKEKSAVVGSILTSLGILKYRDLDIMEALTQWTLKNSEICRPQDISALFITSAILNFKSSFIDDVSKKLTTSIVDADFQKCNDWLNHVWSLSMLGLVSQKQLNSVLSANFVEKLEADQNGLSPTSKMKLLNLNAYAQHLACDYKGTLLPEDSAVFRVPLAHSKSKQILINGMLDALKSLLPASNHLKTLHDSKMGFLIDALCLFDHKRNPLPVDKEDPNAIKIALMVVDFHDVCHGTHRSASGITNLSFDLLEKSGYKVIPVPYNEFNTSDKLLKRVQYLEAKFKAIISSNV, from the exons ATGTTCGTGTTGCAACGCTTTGTCGGTGGTGTTTCCGCCCAGCTTATTCGGCGTATACAATATGCAACATATAGTACATCTGTAAGGGGTGCTCGATTAACGGCAACTGCGGCAACACAAAAGCAAGGTGATATTTCCCTCCAAGATTCAGGGGAAAGGGAGTCGAGTACATCCGGCGACGACCACTCGGACTTGAATGCAAAAAGACCAAAAA GTTCTTTAGTTGCTGCAGCGTTTGAGTCCCTTAAAGAAGACAGCcacataaatgaaaaatcgaaaaCTACTGACAGTAAAGGTAGAAACAGCCTTGACGAGCGCATCATCAACGCGAAAACTGTAAACGGTCTATTATCTGTGTCCGAATCCAGTGGACCGCTCTCACGTAAACATGCACTGCAAATCGTCTCGATACTAGCTGAATGGAGCTCTATAAATCGTGCTAAGATtgctgaatttgaaaatgatgcTCGCTTTCTACGTGTTTGTCGGGTGCTAGGGCGCACCATGGGTAAAGACGGCAATGCGAGTGGTGGCTCCGGAATCGAAAACAACGGTCCCAAACGTATATCCGGGTTTCGAACTGACGACCTTAATACTGTTTTGGGAGTTGCTGGTGATGACGAGGCTGCCAAACTTATTGCCAGCATAAGTTTACCACAAATGGTGAAGGTAATGAGTACATTGGCTCAACGTAAACGACGAAGTACTCCTCTATTGCGATCCCTTGCCTTCAATATAAGTAGCACATCTGAGCAACTAGACCTTAAACAGTCTGCTGATGTGTTGTATGCTATGGCTACCCTGAACTTTCAGGATTCAGTGCTGGCGGCGAAAATTTGCTCTGATATACAGGCTGCGTtgccaaaaaataaagaaaaatcagCAGTTGTTGGGTCCATTTTAACAAGCTTAGGAATATTAAAGTATCGCGATTTAG aCATTATGGAAGCTCTCACACAATGGACACTGAAAAATTCCGAAATTTGTCGGCCGCAAGATATAAGTGCCTTGTTCATTACATCAGCCATACTGAATTTCAAAAGTTCCTTTATTGACGATGTTAGTAAAAAGTTAACTACATCTATTGTAGATGCTGATTTTCAGAAATGCAATGATTGGCTAAATCACGTGTGGTCGCTTTCAATGTTAGGGCTTGTGAGTCAAAAACAGCTGAACTCTGTTTTGAG TGCTAATTTCGTTGAGAAACTGGAAGCGGATCAAAATGGTCTCTCACCTACATCTAAAATGAAGTTATTAAATTTGAATGCATATGCGCAGCATTTGGCATGCGACTACAAAGGAACCCTTCTGCCAGAAGATAGTGCAGTTTTCCGAGTGCCACTTGCGCATTCAAAatctaaacaaattttgattAACGGGATGTTGGATGCATTGAAGAGCTTACTACCTGCCAGCAATCATCTGAAAACTTTGCACGACAGCAAAATGGGATTTCTTATTG ACGCACTTTGCTTATTCGACCATAAAAGGAACCCATTACCCGTAGATAAAGAAGATCCAAATGCAATAAA AATTGCGTTGATGGTGGTCGATTTCCACGACGTCTGCCATGGAACTCATCGCTCAGCTAGCGGCATAACGAACCTTAGCTTTGATTTGTTGGAAAAAAGTGGATACAAAGTCATACCTGTACCCTACAACGAGTTCAACACTAGTGACAAACTGCTGAAACGGGTGCAGTATTTGGAGGCGAAATTTAAAGCGATTATCAGTAGTAATGTTTAA
- the LOC106616176 gene encoding FAST kinase domain-containing protein 4 isoform X2: MFVLQRFVGGVSAQLIRRIQYATYSTSVRGARLTATAATQKQGDISLQDSGERESSTSGDDHSDLNAKRPKSSLVAAAFESLKEDSHINEKSKTTDSKGRNSLDERIINAKTVNGLLSVSESSGPLSRKHALQIVSILAEWSSINRAKIAEFENDARFLRVCRVLGRTMGKDGNASGGSGIENNGPKRISGFRTDDLNTVLGVAGDDEAAKLIASISLPQMVKVMSTLAQRKRRSTPLLRSLAFNISSTSEQLDLKQSADVLYAMATLNFQDSVLAAKICSDIQAALPKNKEKSAVVGSILTSLGILKYRDLDIMEALTQWTLKNSEICRPQDISALFITSAILNFKSSFIDDVSKKLTTSIVDADFQKCNDWLNHVWSLSMLGLVSQKQLNSVLSANFVEKLEADQNGLSPTSKMKLLNLNAYAQHLACDYKGTLLPEDSAVFRVPLAHSKSKQILINGMLDALKSLLPASNHLKTLHDSKMGFLIDALCLFDHKRNPLPVDKEDPNAIKLFFKELR; encoded by the exons ATGTTCGTGTTGCAACGCTTTGTCGGTGGTGTTTCCGCCCAGCTTATTCGGCGTATACAATATGCAACATATAGTACATCTGTAAGGGGTGCTCGATTAACGGCAACTGCGGCAACACAAAAGCAAGGTGATATTTCCCTCCAAGATTCAGGGGAAAGGGAGTCGAGTACATCCGGCGACGACCACTCGGACTTGAATGCAAAAAGACCAAAAA GTTCTTTAGTTGCTGCAGCGTTTGAGTCCCTTAAAGAAGACAGCcacataaatgaaaaatcgaaaaCTACTGACAGTAAAGGTAGAAACAGCCTTGACGAGCGCATCATCAACGCGAAAACTGTAAACGGTCTATTATCTGTGTCCGAATCCAGTGGACCGCTCTCACGTAAACATGCACTGCAAATCGTCTCGATACTAGCTGAATGGAGCTCTATAAATCGTGCTAAGATtgctgaatttgaaaatgatgcTCGCTTTCTACGTGTTTGTCGGGTGCTAGGGCGCACCATGGGTAAAGACGGCAATGCGAGTGGTGGCTCCGGAATCGAAAACAACGGTCCCAAACGTATATCCGGGTTTCGAACTGACGACCTTAATACTGTTTTGGGAGTTGCTGGTGATGACGAGGCTGCCAAACTTATTGCCAGCATAAGTTTACCACAAATGGTGAAGGTAATGAGTACATTGGCTCAACGTAAACGACGAAGTACTCCTCTATTGCGATCCCTTGCCTTCAATATAAGTAGCACATCTGAGCAACTAGACCTTAAACAGTCTGCTGATGTGTTGTATGCTATGGCTACCCTGAACTTTCAGGATTCAGTGCTGGCGGCGAAAATTTGCTCTGATATACAGGCTGCGTtgccaaaaaataaagaaaaatcagCAGTTGTTGGGTCCATTTTAACAAGCTTAGGAATATTAAAGTATCGCGATTTAG aCATTATGGAAGCTCTCACACAATGGACACTGAAAAATTCCGAAATTTGTCGGCCGCAAGATATAAGTGCCTTGTTCATTACATCAGCCATACTGAATTTCAAAAGTTCCTTTATTGACGATGTTAGTAAAAAGTTAACTACATCTATTGTAGATGCTGATTTTCAGAAATGCAATGATTGGCTAAATCACGTGTGGTCGCTTTCAATGTTAGGGCTTGTGAGTCAAAAACAGCTGAACTCTGTTTTGAG TGCTAATTTCGTTGAGAAACTGGAAGCGGATCAAAATGGTCTCTCACCTACATCTAAAATGAAGTTATTAAATTTGAATGCATATGCGCAGCATTTGGCATGCGACTACAAAGGAACCCTTCTGCCAGAAGATAGTGCAGTTTTCCGAGTGCCACTTGCGCATTCAAAatctaaacaaattttgattAACGGGATGTTGGATGCATTGAAGAGCTTACTACCTGCCAGCAATCATCTGAAAACTTTGCACGACAGCAAAATGGGATTTCTTATTG ACGCACTTTGCTTATTCGACCATAAAAGGAACCCATTACCCGTAGATAAAGAAGATCCAAATGCAATAAA ATTGTTTTTTAAAGAATTGCGTTGA